One part of the Phragmites australis chromosome 3, lpPhrAust1.1, whole genome shotgun sequence genome encodes these proteins:
- the LOC133913487 gene encoding calcium-dependent protein kinase 11 isoform X1 yields MGNTCVGPSAAGRNGFLASVTLWRPARPNPAPPPALPPPSSPASDKAPEPVTIPSSEHSSHHSSRSSDQTTPAAQAQPQPQDNPPAKKPAPKVKRVQSAGLLADSVLKRDVNTARLKDLYTIGKKLGQGQFGTTYLCVEKATGREFACKSIAKRKLLTEEDVEDVRREIQIMHHLAGHANVVSIVGAYEDAVAVQLVMELCAGGELFDRIIQRGHYSEKAAAQLARVIVGVVEACHSLGVMHRDLKPENFLFVNQNEDSPLKTIDFGLSIFFKPGETFTDVVGSPYYVAPEVLMKHYGREVDVWSAGVIIYILLSGVPPFWDESEQGIFEQVLKGDLDFSSEPWPSISESAKDLVRKMLIRDPKKRLTAHEALCHPWVCIDGVAPDKPLDSAVLSRLKQFSAMNKLKKMALRVIAESLSEEEIAGLKEMFKMLDTDNSGHITLEELKTGLQRVGATLMDSEINALMEAADIDNSGTIDYGEFIAATLHINKVEKEDKLFAAFSYFDKDGSGYITQDELQKACEEFGIGDTRLEDIIGDIDQDNDGRIDYNEFVAMMQKGDNPLGRKGHQSNANFGLGEALKLR; encoded by the exons TCCGACAAAGCGCCCGAGCCCGTCACCATCCCCTCCTCCGAGCACTCCTCTCACCATTCCTCCCGATCCTCAGACCAGACGACGCCCGCCGCCCAGGCCCAGCCGCAGCCGCAGGACAACCCTCCGGCGAAGAAGCCCGCGCCCAAGGTGAAGCGCGTCCAGAGCGCCGGCCTCCTCGCGGACTCCGTCCTCAAGCGCGACGTCAACACGGCCCGGCTCAAGGACCTCTACACCATCGGGAAGAAGCTAGGGCAGGGGCAGTTCGGAACCACCTACCTCTGCGTCGAGAAGGCCACCGGCCGGGAGTTCGCCTGCAAGTCCATCGCCAAGCGGAAGCTCCTCACGGAGGAGGACGTAGAGGACGTGCGCCGCGAGATCCAGATCATGCACCACCTCGCAGGCCACGCCAACGTTGTCTCCATCGTCGGCGCCTACGAGGACGCCGTCGCCGTGCAGCTCGTCATGGAGCTCTGCGCCGGCGGGGAGCTCTTCGACAGGATCATCCAGAGGGGCCACTACTCCGAGAAGGCCGCGGCGCAGCTGGCGCGCGTGATCGTTGGCGTCGTCGAGGCGTGCCACTCGCTCGGTGTGATGCACAGGGATCTCAAGCCGGAGAATTTCTTGTTCGTCAACCAGAATGAGGACTCGCCGCTTAAGACCATCGATTTCGGCCTTTCCATCTTCTTCAAGCCAG GTGAGACATTTACGGATGTTGTTGGAAGCCCGTACTACGTCGCACCTGAAGTTCTAATGAAACACTATGGTCGTGAGGTTGACGTATGGAGTGCTGGGGTTATAATCTATATCTTGTTGAGTGGTGTCCCTCCATTCTGGGATG AAAGTGAACAAGGGATATTTGAACAAGTTTTGAAAGGTGACCTGGACTTTTCGTCGGAGCCCTGGCCTAGTATCTCAGAGAGTGCAAAAGATTTGGTCAGAAAAATGCTTATTCGTGATccaaagaagagattgactgCCCATGAAGCCTTAT GTCATCCTTGGGTTTGCATTGATGGAGTTGCTCCTGACAAGCCTCTTGATTCTGCTGTTCTAAGTCGGTTAAAACAATTTTCCGCAATGAACAAATTAAAGAAAATGGCCCTTAGG GTTATCGCTGAGAGTTTATCCGAGGAAGAAATTGCAGGGCTAAAAGAAATGTTCAAAATGCTTGACACTGACAACAGCGGCCATATCACATTGGAGGAACTAAAAACAGGCCTGCAGCGAGTTGGTGCTACTTTGATGGACTCAGAAATTAACGCTCTTATGGAAGCA GCAGATATCGACAATAGTGGCACAATTGATTATGGGGAGTTCATTGCTGCAACTTTGCATATAAACAAAGTTGAGAAGGAGGATAAGCTCTTTGCAGCCTTCTCATATTTTGATAAAGACGGCAGTGGTTACATTACTCAAGATGAGCTCCAAAAAGCATGTGAGGAGTTTGGTATAGGAGATACCCGTCTTGAGGATATTATTGGAGATATTGATCAGGACAAC GATGGAAGGATCGACTACAATGAGTTTGTTGCAATGATGCAGAAGGGAGATAATCCGCTGGGGAGAAAGGGACATCAAAGTAATGCAAACTTTGGTCTTGGGGAAGCACTGAAGCTTCGGTAA
- the LOC133913487 gene encoding calcium-dependent protein kinase 11 isoform X3, translating into MGNTCVGPSAAGRNGFLASVTLWRPARPNPAPPPALPPPSSPASDKAPEPPQDNPPAKKPAPKVKRVQSAGLLADSVLKRDVNTARLKDLYTIGKKLGQGQFGTTYLCVEKATGREFACKSIAKRKLLTEEDVEDVRREIQIMHHLAGHANVVSIVGAYEDAVAVQLVMELCAGGELFDRIIQRGHYSEKAAAQLARVIVGVVEACHSLGVMHRDLKPENFLFVNQNEDSPLKTIDFGLSIFFKPGETFTDVVGSPYYVAPEVLMKHYGREVDVWSAGVIIYILLSGVPPFWDESEQGIFEQVLKGDLDFSSEPWPSISESAKDLVRKMLIRDPKKRLTAHEALCHPWVCIDGVAPDKPLDSAVLSRLKQFSAMNKLKKMALRVIAESLSEEEIAGLKEMFKMLDTDNSGHITLEELKTGLQRVGATLMDSEINALMEAADIDNSGTIDYGEFIAATLHINKVEKEDKLFAAFSYFDKDGSGYITQDELQKACEEFGIGDTRLEDIIGDIDQDNDGRIDYNEFVAMMQKGDNPLGRKGHQSNANFGLGEALKLR; encoded by the exons TCCGACAAAGCGCCCGAGCCC CCGCAGGACAACCCTCCGGCGAAGAAGCCCGCGCCCAAGGTGAAGCGCGTCCAGAGCGCCGGCCTCCTCGCGGACTCCGTCCTCAAGCGCGACGTCAACACGGCCCGGCTCAAGGACCTCTACACCATCGGGAAGAAGCTAGGGCAGGGGCAGTTCGGAACCACCTACCTCTGCGTCGAGAAGGCCACCGGCCGGGAGTTCGCCTGCAAGTCCATCGCCAAGCGGAAGCTCCTCACGGAGGAGGACGTAGAGGACGTGCGCCGCGAGATCCAGATCATGCACCACCTCGCAGGCCACGCCAACGTTGTCTCCATCGTCGGCGCCTACGAGGACGCCGTCGCCGTGCAGCTCGTCATGGAGCTCTGCGCCGGCGGGGAGCTCTTCGACAGGATCATCCAGAGGGGCCACTACTCCGAGAAGGCCGCGGCGCAGCTGGCGCGCGTGATCGTTGGCGTCGTCGAGGCGTGCCACTCGCTCGGTGTGATGCACAGGGATCTCAAGCCGGAGAATTTCTTGTTCGTCAACCAGAATGAGGACTCGCCGCTTAAGACCATCGATTTCGGCCTTTCCATCTTCTTCAAGCCAG GTGAGACATTTACGGATGTTGTTGGAAGCCCGTACTACGTCGCACCTGAAGTTCTAATGAAACACTATGGTCGTGAGGTTGACGTATGGAGTGCTGGGGTTATAATCTATATCTTGTTGAGTGGTGTCCCTCCATTCTGGGATG AAAGTGAACAAGGGATATTTGAACAAGTTTTGAAAGGTGACCTGGACTTTTCGTCGGAGCCCTGGCCTAGTATCTCAGAGAGTGCAAAAGATTTGGTCAGAAAAATGCTTATTCGTGATccaaagaagagattgactgCCCATGAAGCCTTAT GTCATCCTTGGGTTTGCATTGATGGAGTTGCTCCTGACAAGCCTCTTGATTCTGCTGTTCTAAGTCGGTTAAAACAATTTTCCGCAATGAACAAATTAAAGAAAATGGCCCTTAGG GTTATCGCTGAGAGTTTATCCGAGGAAGAAATTGCAGGGCTAAAAGAAATGTTCAAAATGCTTGACACTGACAACAGCGGCCATATCACATTGGAGGAACTAAAAACAGGCCTGCAGCGAGTTGGTGCTACTTTGATGGACTCAGAAATTAACGCTCTTATGGAAGCA GCAGATATCGACAATAGTGGCACAATTGATTATGGGGAGTTCATTGCTGCAACTTTGCATATAAACAAAGTTGAGAAGGAGGATAAGCTCTTTGCAGCCTTCTCATATTTTGATAAAGACGGCAGTGGTTACATTACTCAAGATGAGCTCCAAAAAGCATGTGAGGAGTTTGGTATAGGAGATACCCGTCTTGAGGATATTATTGGAGATATTGATCAGGACAAC GATGGAAGGATCGACTACAATGAGTTTGTTGCAATGATGCAGAAGGGAGATAATCCGCTGGGGAGAAAGGGACATCAAAGTAATGCAAACTTTGGTCTTGGGGAAGCACTGAAGCTTCGGTAA
- the LOC133913487 gene encoding calcium-dependent protein kinase 11 isoform X2: MGNTCVGPSAAGRNGFLASVTLWRPARPNPAPPPALPPPSSPASDKAPEPVTIPSSEHSSHPKKPAPKVKRVQSAGLLADSVLKRDVNTARLKDLYTIGKKLGQGQFGTTYLCVEKATGREFACKSIAKRKLLTEEDVEDVRREIQIMHHLAGHANVVSIVGAYEDAVAVQLVMELCAGGELFDRIIQRGHYSEKAAAQLARVIVGVVEACHSLGVMHRDLKPENFLFVNQNEDSPLKTIDFGLSIFFKPGETFTDVVGSPYYVAPEVLMKHYGREVDVWSAGVIIYILLSGVPPFWDESEQGIFEQVLKGDLDFSSEPWPSISESAKDLVRKMLIRDPKKRLTAHEALCHPWVCIDGVAPDKPLDSAVLSRLKQFSAMNKLKKMALRVIAESLSEEEIAGLKEMFKMLDTDNSGHITLEELKTGLQRVGATLMDSEINALMEAADIDNSGTIDYGEFIAATLHINKVEKEDKLFAAFSYFDKDGSGYITQDELQKACEEFGIGDTRLEDIIGDIDQDNDGRIDYNEFVAMMQKGDNPLGRKGHQSNANFGLGEALKLR; the protein is encoded by the exons TCCGACAAAGCGCCCGAGCCCGTCACCATCCCCTCCTCCGAGCACTCCTCTCACC CGAAGAAGCCCGCGCCCAAGGTGAAGCGCGTCCAGAGCGCCGGCCTCCTCGCGGACTCCGTCCTCAAGCGCGACGTCAACACGGCCCGGCTCAAGGACCTCTACACCATCGGGAAGAAGCTAGGGCAGGGGCAGTTCGGAACCACCTACCTCTGCGTCGAGAAGGCCACCGGCCGGGAGTTCGCCTGCAAGTCCATCGCCAAGCGGAAGCTCCTCACGGAGGAGGACGTAGAGGACGTGCGCCGCGAGATCCAGATCATGCACCACCTCGCAGGCCACGCCAACGTTGTCTCCATCGTCGGCGCCTACGAGGACGCCGTCGCCGTGCAGCTCGTCATGGAGCTCTGCGCCGGCGGGGAGCTCTTCGACAGGATCATCCAGAGGGGCCACTACTCCGAGAAGGCCGCGGCGCAGCTGGCGCGCGTGATCGTTGGCGTCGTCGAGGCGTGCCACTCGCTCGGTGTGATGCACAGGGATCTCAAGCCGGAGAATTTCTTGTTCGTCAACCAGAATGAGGACTCGCCGCTTAAGACCATCGATTTCGGCCTTTCCATCTTCTTCAAGCCAG GTGAGACATTTACGGATGTTGTTGGAAGCCCGTACTACGTCGCACCTGAAGTTCTAATGAAACACTATGGTCGTGAGGTTGACGTATGGAGTGCTGGGGTTATAATCTATATCTTGTTGAGTGGTGTCCCTCCATTCTGGGATG AAAGTGAACAAGGGATATTTGAACAAGTTTTGAAAGGTGACCTGGACTTTTCGTCGGAGCCCTGGCCTAGTATCTCAGAGAGTGCAAAAGATTTGGTCAGAAAAATGCTTATTCGTGATccaaagaagagattgactgCCCATGAAGCCTTAT GTCATCCTTGGGTTTGCATTGATGGAGTTGCTCCTGACAAGCCTCTTGATTCTGCTGTTCTAAGTCGGTTAAAACAATTTTCCGCAATGAACAAATTAAAGAAAATGGCCCTTAGG GTTATCGCTGAGAGTTTATCCGAGGAAGAAATTGCAGGGCTAAAAGAAATGTTCAAAATGCTTGACACTGACAACAGCGGCCATATCACATTGGAGGAACTAAAAACAGGCCTGCAGCGAGTTGGTGCTACTTTGATGGACTCAGAAATTAACGCTCTTATGGAAGCA GCAGATATCGACAATAGTGGCACAATTGATTATGGGGAGTTCATTGCTGCAACTTTGCATATAAACAAAGTTGAGAAGGAGGATAAGCTCTTTGCAGCCTTCTCATATTTTGATAAAGACGGCAGTGGTTACATTACTCAAGATGAGCTCCAAAAAGCATGTGAGGAGTTTGGTATAGGAGATACCCGTCTTGAGGATATTATTGGAGATATTGATCAGGACAAC GATGGAAGGATCGACTACAATGAGTTTGTTGCAATGATGCAGAAGGGAGATAATCCGCTGGGGAGAAAGGGACATCAAAGTAATGCAAACTTTGGTCTTGGGGAAGCACTGAAGCTTCGGTAA